Proteins found in one Arachis stenosperma cultivar V10309 chromosome 8, arast.V10309.gnm1.PFL2, whole genome shotgun sequence genomic segment:
- the LOC130946492 gene encoding F-box/LRR-repeat protein At5g63520: MEDSPSPSTSTSRQSKKAELSDDANVTGNGGSFGSVNEDLLQNILARLPARWFASAACVSKSWSSVCNRILTRPKLSSALSLNPSLSEAVDDVLQKVLCEPIRPHFAIVNVGSGFDLEKIMHLIRKTLGCNIPVIVTVSNGIIGRDALTSEFKEVKWGALFSGFEGESYARNVNEGILLTVGYLPGLKVEAIPLRHPTRIYSSVCVDDFIKDIKEYSASVSNCPFPVGIILFGEANGDMNPVMEKLDCAMPRDTVIVGDERGCFIYRSGNAKRNIIGSLDAIALVFAQDRDRSSGNIKFHVALSNGVSPVGTTYKAASVRTSNTDCSTWLTAKREGQQQLLDGQSILDDINNLLENHIASPDLYIGVIKNRKVSVEGGKPTPRSCIAYHGVVGGDEEYLFVDGTGMKTGDIFQFYYSDPNAAQASVTKVHDALKNIKLKGEGNNSCVFGGLVFACYGRGESFFGCHNVDSSPLLECFPGLPVAGIFCGGEIVRPFTTMISREGSHVNCCLHVYSSVYLVMSYTPPSMGC; encoded by the exons ATGGAGGACTCACCGTCACCGTCGACATCGACATCGAGACAGAGCAAGAAGGCGGAACTTTCGGATGACGCTAACGTCACCGGGAACGGTGGAAGTTTCGGTTCGGTGAACGAGGACCTTCTCCAGAACATTCTGGCGAGGCTCCCGGCTCGTTGGTTCGCTTCCGCTGCTTGCGTCAGCAAATCATGGAGCTCTGTCTGCAATCGAATCCTTACTCGTCCAAAGCTCTCTTCTGCTCTTTCTCTCAATCCTTCACTTTCC GAAGCTGTAGATGATGTTCTTCAGAAGGTTCTGTGTGAGCCGATTCGGCCTCATTTTGCCATTGTCAATGTTGGAAGTGGATTTGACTTGGAGAAGATAATGCATCTT ATAAGAAAGACCTTGGGATGCAACATTCCGGTTATTGTTACCGTGTCAAATGGTATTATAGGAAGGGATGCACTCACTAGTGAATTTAAAGAG GTCAAATGGGGCGCCCTTTTTAGTGGTTTTGAGGGTGAATCTtacgcaagaaatgtaaatgaagGCATATTATTGACAGTTGGCTACCTTCCAGGATTAAAGGTTGAAGCTATACCATTACGGCATCCAACCCGG ATATATTCATCAGTGTGTGTTGACGATTTTATAAAGGATATCAAGGAATATTCAGCCTCTGTCTCCAACTGCCCATTTCCAGTTGGGATTATATTATTTGGA GAAGCAAATGGTGACATGAATCCAGTTATGGAGAAGCTAG ATTGTGCCATGCCAAGAGACACTGTTATTGTAGGTGATGAGAGGGGCTGCTTTATATATAGAAGTGGAAATGCTAAAAGGAATATAATCGGCTCCTTAGATGCTATTGCTCTTGTATTTGCTCAGGATAGAGACAGGTCTTCAG GAAATATTAAATTTCATGTTGCATTGTCAAATGGTGTTTCACCTGTGGGTACAACATACAAGGCAGCTTCAGTCAGAACAAGCAACACTGATTGTTCAACATGGTTAACTGCCAAGAGGGAAGGGCAACAACAACTTCTTGATGGTCAAAGTATTCTGGATGACATTAACAATTTG CTGGAAAATCATATTGCGTCACCTGATTTGTACATTGGGGtgattaaaaacagaaaagtctcgGTAGAAGGAGGGAAGCCAACACCAAGATCTTGTATTGCATATCATGGAGTTGTGGG AGGTGATGAAGAGTACCTCTTCGTTGATGGAACTGGCATGAAAACAGGAGATATCTTCCAATTCTACTATTCTGATCCTAATGCCGCACAAGCTTCAGTTACTAAGGTCCATGATGCTCTGAAGAATATTAAGCTCAAGGGTGAAGGAAACAATAGTTGTGTTTTCGGGGGCCTTGTGTTTGCTTGTTATGGCCGTGGCGAATCATTCTTTGGATGTCACAATGTGGATAGCTCCCCGCTCTTAGAGTGTTTTCCAGGGCTACCAGTGGCCGGAATATTTTGTGGCGGAGAAATCGTGCGTCCTTTTACTACTATGATTAGTCGAGAAGGAAGCCATGTTAACTGCTGTCTGCATGTTTACAGCTCTGTATATTTGGTAATGTCATATACCCCTCCATCTATGGGATGTTAG